AAGGACGATCCACTTCGGTCCATTCAAAGCGGTAACCACCATTCCAATCCAAACTCATGGCATTGGCAGTTGTGGACAAAAGAGCCACAGAAAGACCTAAAGCTTTCAAAAGATTTTTTTTCAGCATTTTCATTCCTTTATTTTGCAACGACACCCATCACATCCCCTTCACGAAGGATGATCAGGTCTTCATTTTGAATTTTAATTTTTGAACCCGCGTATTCAGAGAAAACAACGCGGTCGCCGACTTGAACGTCCATAGGACGAACGTGGCCTTTTTTGCCCATATGACCGCGGCCGACAGCCACGACATATCCTTCCAGATTTCCCGAAGTGTCCGCGACCGTATCAGGAATGTACAAACCACCTGGAGTCATTTTTTCCGCACCAGATACTTGCACCAAAATACGATCATCCAACGGAGTTACAAAACCACTGAGATCCAATTTTTTCGCAGGAACCGCCGCTTTCATCAAATGAGATGCCGCAGGTTTTGCCGCCGTCATTTTTTTCGCTGGAGCTTTTTTCGACACTGCTTTTTTTACGGCAGACTTCTTAGTCACAGTTTTTTTAACTGCCGTTTTCTTCGCAGACGCTTTTTTAGCAACGGCCTTTTTTGCTTTCGCAGGTGCCGCGGATTTTTTTGTTACTTTTTTAGGAGTTTTTTTTGAGACGGTCTTTTTAGCGACCTTTTTCACATTGGCTTTTTTAGCAGAAGCTTTCTTCTTAGCCACAACCAATCCTTTCATCCAAACAAGCTTTGAAAAATAAAAGCAGCTTATTTGCTTCAGAGAGAGTTTCGTACTACTCTTTATGTATGTTGCGACCACGATTAAAGACCATTTTAATTGCTTTTACAATCCTTGTGACGCTTGTAATCATCTGCGGGCTTGGGATTGCCGGATATTCTTACTTCGCTCTTGAAAAAGAACTCACTGCCAAGTTGGAATCTAAAAAGTTCATCGTTCCGACGGAATTCTACGCAGCTCCGCCAACTTTTTATTCTCATAGCGTGATCAAAATCAGTGATATCGAAAAGCAACTTCTGCGTCAGAACTATCGACGCCGCGACTACGACCAACGACTTTTACCCGGTGATTATTTTATAGCCAATCGCGAACAGTGCGCGTCCCGTTTGCAAGTGGGACTCAATGAAAATCAAGACGGATGTATCGGTTGGGTGACGATGGAAACTCCGACCCGCGATGTGGATAGCTCCATCCAGGTTGTCGTTGTTCAAAAAGATCAGCTTGTTTCACAAATTTTTAAAGGCGCACCGTTTGTTGAAGTTCCCGAAGCCCTCGCCGAAGCACCTCTTCTTGCACAATATATCGGCAACGAACCTTTGATGCAGAAAACGGTGACTTTAAGTGATGTTCCTCCGATGTGCTCAAACGCCATCATGTCCATCGAAGATGCTCAGTTTTTAGAACACGGTGGAGTCAGCATCAAAGGGATCTTCCGGGCCCTGGTAAAAAACATCACAACGGGTAGAAAAGCTCAAGGTGGCAGCACCATCACTCAACAGCTCGTAAAAAACTATTTCTTAACGAGCGAAAGAACTTTGAAACGCAAGTTCAACGAATTCATTATGTCGATTCTTTTGGAGTCCCGTTTCAGCAAAGACGAAATCCTTGAAACCTATCTGAACGTTATTTACATGGGACAAAACGGCGCCTTTCAAGTGCGCGGTTACGGTTCAGCAGCCCGCTACTATTTCGGAAAAGAGTTGATGGACCTGAACTTGAGCGAATGCTCTTTGCTTGCAGCCATTGTCAACAGCCCCGGACTTTTCAACCCGTTTAAAAAACCAGTGAATGCAGAAAGACGCCGCCACTTGGTTTTGGAAAAAATGAAAGAGTTTGAGTACATCACGCAAGCTCAAGCGGAAGAAGCCGACAAAACACCACTCCCTAGTGAACCTCGCACTTTGGCGTCGGAAACAGCGCCTTATTATCTCGATGCCGTTCGCAAGCAGTTGCAAAGTCAGGGATTAAATCCAGATGGATTAAAAATTTATACGGCTCTTGATTTGGAAGCCCAGGAAGTCGCCCAAGAATCTTTACGAAATCATTTGGATCAACTTGAGAAAAATAATAAATACATCAGCGGCCTCAAAGCAAAAGGCAATAGCCTTGAAGGCAGTATTCTCGTAGGCAACAACAAAACAGGCCTCGTGAGTGTTGTGGTCGGCGGTCGCAACTACCGAATGACACAGTTCAATCGCGCCATTGATGGACACCGCCAAATTGGTTCAATCATGAAACCGTTCGTTTATCTTACGGCGCTTATCAATGACACCGACGAAGGCGCGCCTTATACGCCGATCACACTTTTGAACGATGAAAAGTTCACTTACAAATACGAGGGCCAAGCGTGGTCACCGGATAACTACGGAAAAAAATATTTCGGCACAGTTCCCATGTTCTATGCTTTGAAAAATTCTCTCAATGCCGCGACGGCATCTTTGGGAATTAAAGTCGGTTTAGGAAATGTCATTGATATTACTCACGCGGCAGGTGTGACTTCGGAACTTAAATCCTTTCCCGCTATGACCTTAGGAGCTTTTGAAATGTACCCGCGCGAAGTTTTGCAAAGCTATATGACTTTCGCAAACATGGGGAAGAAACAAAACATGTCTTTCATTCGCAGAGCCTTGAATTCCGATGGACAGGAAGTTTTCATTCACCAACCTTCTCCTGAACAAGCCGTTGATGCGGCGGCCACGGCAAGCCTTGTGAGCATGATGAAACAAACTGTCCTTTCCGGAACAGCTCGCTCCATCACATTGAATGGATTTTTTAATCCCGCCGCCGGAAAAACCGGAACCACCAGTGATAACAGAGACGCTTGGTTCTCTGGATTCACACCTTATCTTACGACCGTGGTGTGGGTTGGTTATGACAACAATCTTCCGCATAAATTGACCGGTTCCAATGGCGCTGTTCCTGTATGGACTCAGTTCATGAAAAAAATTGGAATCCGTTTCCCTGCCGATGATTTTGCATGGCCGGAAAACACGAAAAAAGTTTTGCTCGATCAAAAAACTTTGGAAGGACTGAACGCGTTTAGAGAAAACGATCCAAGTCAGGTTGAACTGATCTTTGACGAAGCCAAAGTTCCCAGTGGATTTTAAAGTTTAATTTCAAGGCCTTCGTGGGCAAAGTCCCACGCAACGGCCGACTGCTGGCCGCTGTTCTGTATCTCGCGAGACTCATAGTATTCGCGAGTCTGCCGTTTAAGCTCTAACACATGTTCAATACGCGCCCCTGGATCGTGATGAGCAAAAAGAATTTTCTTAATACCTTCACGAAGGGCGATATCTAATCCGACTTGGGCAGCACTGTGACCCCAGTTCGCCTTTTCAGCCAACTCCGGCAAGGTGTATTGCGCATCGAAATACATCAAATCAATGTTTTGATAAAGGGGAAGGTCCTCGCCCAGCTCTTCGCGAGTGATGCGAGTTCCTTCGGTATCTACGCAGTGTGAATATGTTTTTCCACCAGATTCCACCTTAAGACCCCAACAAGGATCTGGATGATCTAATTTGTACGGCGTGATTGTAAAATCATCGAGCTGATAAGGCTTTCGTGGCTCAAGGACATGGAAAACAATTTTCGCTTTCAACGCCTCAAACGGAACCGGGAAATACGGACGACAAAAAATACCGCGAATCAGTTTTTCCAATTCAGGTTGCACGGCGTAGTAATGAACTTCACAACCGGGGATAAAATGCGGAGTAAAAAAAGGTAAACCGATAACATGGTCCCAATGAAAATGAGTCATGAAAATATGAAACGGGCCTTTCGATCTGCCAGTTGTGCCCGTCATAATTTTTTCACTGAGATTGCGAATGCCGCTGCCGCCGTCAATGATCAATTGAGATTTCTGACTTTGGACTTCCACACACGTTGTCGCTGCACCATAACCACCTAAAAGTGGCGTTTCAATATTTTGGATGTACCTAGAGACTTGCGATGGATCACGATAACCCATAGCAAAAAAATTCCTTAACACTCCTTCGATGTGATAAGTCCAATCAGTAGGTGGTGGAGCAGATGGTAACGATCCCCGGACGCCCCAAAATTTAATCGTCAGCGACATGGAAACAGAATGACCTGTTTGTAAACACGAATCAAACACATATTATTTGGTCGGGCCTTTGTCGTAGTTCACAACAACATACTCGGACCATGGTAGTGCCTGGCATGTGCGAACGACTCGCGTATCGGGTTTGTCTTCACTTGTTTTGCCTTCTTCGATCACAGCTTCACAAGTCCCACAACTTCCCTCTAAACAAGAGTACGGTGGATTTATTTGAGCAATCAAAGCCATGTCGAGCAAAGTTCTGCCCGATTCTCCCGGAACTTCGATCTCTTTTCCATCGATGATAAATTTGATTTTCATGTAAATATCACAGCACCCTGTCCCGGTCGGGACAATAACTTTCTGGAGCTCAATGGCAATTACCGGTAACTCTCCATCCATAATAAATACAGGGTTGTAAAAGAGATCGATATCTGACTTAATGTGCGCCACCTATGAACTATGAACGTATCGGATTTGAAGGGTATTAAATCCGGTATTGAGCTTGCACTTTCATGGGACGCTTAAATCCAAGAGGGAGAGCTTATGATGCTCAAAAAACAACTTCTGGGCCTGGCCATGGCTTCAGGTCTTTCGTTCCTTGCCACTTCTTCAGCACAAGCTGGTTGGGAGGTTCTTAAACCCGCTAATGTCTGGGAGCGAATTCAAAAAGAGGTCGCTAAACAAGAAATCGGCGCGGGCATCAACCTTGTCAATGCAGATATTCTTGATGGTCTTTCTACTTCTTTACGTTATCGTATTGAATCAGAACCTTCTTACGTTGATGGCTATTACACGCGTATTGATAAATACACTTTGAAATTCGCTTTAAATCCGGGTGATTTCATTGACGATCTCGACACTCCGGTAGGTATTAACTTAGAGAAAAATTCAGAGATCATTTTCGCTCGTCAATTCAAGAGCCAAAAAGCTTCCTTGGTGGCTCTTCCTTACACACCAAGAAATCTTCCGTTCACAGCAAAAAAAGCGATTGAAAGACTTGAACCTGGTGACTTCGTCGCATTCCAAGGCCGCATGGCTTTTGTTCTTTCGCTGAGCCATGATCTTTTGAAAGGTGATTTCACAGCAGGGGCTTCCACTCACGCTTATATGTCGGGCGAATTCATGGTGCATTTATTCCGTATGGATGACAATAAAATGCGCGTGAAGCTGATCGCTGTTCGCGGCAAAGGTGTCGGCGCCAACGCCGGTGTCGATTTATCTGAAGATCTTGAAATTTTTGGCATCAGCCTTCTCGACAATAAAATTGAAAGATGGTTGAGCCTGACTCCCCTCGATGCAGGCACGGGTTTAGGTAAGAACGATGTCATCATGCTTGATTACGTCTTTAATTTGAATGATCCGGAAGCGGCACAAGCTTACGACACGTTGATGCTTCACAAAGTTCAATTGAAAGACATCAAAGTGGCAAACCCTACCGTGTCTCGCAAAGATTTGACTCAAGAACTTTTGACGGACTTAACGGATATTGAAAAAATCGCTCTTCAAGATGGTCTTCTTCCTCCACAAGACCGCCGTATCGACCGCGTATTTAAAGGATCTTCCGAAGGTGTCAATAAAGACGCCCGCATTAAGTTCGGTTTGAATCTTTGGAAATTCGAAGCTGGAAAAGCTTATGGCGAAAACAAAGTTCTTAGCTACGACAAACAAGATAAAGAACAATACTTCTTACTAGACACTCTTTCTCGTTACAAAAAAACGAAAATCTTGTTCGGTCTTTTCGGCGAAGAAACTTTGATGACTTCGAATCTTCTTTTCACTGCAGATCAAAACTGGAACCCGGGTCGTTTCGTGACTTTGACTTCCAGTGCAGAAATGAAAATGAAAGATGTTTCCGGCCGTGACTTAGACGAAATTCAACGTCTGGTTCGAGAAACCATTGGCGAAAAACAATACAGCAATATCAACTGGAACTCTTGGGAGTCTTCTCCTGGCAAAAAAGTAAATGGCTACTTCAAACAAGAAGTGTTCTTCAATCCTGAAGCATTGAAAACGTTGCCTTACATGGGTGAAGAAGCTTTGGCTGCGCGCTTTAAGCAATACATCGAGCTTAAAGGCCGCCCCCGCTCTCGTCCATTTGTAGGCGGCAATTCTCCAAAAGATTATATTTTTAATTGGGTGTCTGCATTCACAGGCGATATCCGTCGTGTGGCAAGCCATCTTACGGTGGTCATTGATGCGAAAAAATCTGTGCAAGAGCGCTTCGATGCTTTCGAGGATCTTCAACAGATTCCAATCTGGAAAGAGAGAGGCATTGGTTTCTTGATGTCATTTATTTCTGAAGATCAACGCCCGAACCTTTTGCGTTATGAAATGGTTCTTTCGGCAAAAGGCATTGAGCCTGTGGTTTATAGCTACGGTCAATTCAGTGAAGAAAAACTCTACCGTTCATTGATGTACATCCAAAACATCATCCACAACAGATCCTTCGATCTACGCCTTTATACGGACACGAACGGAGAGTTCCGCACTACAGCGGCTCCTGCTCCACTTCCGTAAAAAAGATAAAATGCAGAATGAAAAAAGCCCGATCAAATATCGGGCTTTTTTGCTTTAAAGAGGATCTATGAAAAGATCCAAAGTCTGACTGCCGTAAGCATCGCTAGTGAAGAATACGTGAGTGTTTGAGGCGGCCCGACCCGCCCACGCACCTGTATTCCCTGAAATCCCTGGGGTATGATTTTTAATTCCCGTCCCATCAGCGTTAACTGAATAAAGAGTTAAAATACCGTCTCGTTCATTGTCAGCACGATAAAAAATCCGGTTAAGGCCAGGGAAAACCGTAAAATCGTAAATGTCGGCATTCGCATTCAAAGTGACTAGCTTTCTTTTTTGCGTTCCATCCCATTTCACCGCAAACAAATCCCATTTTCCCAAAGTCTCAATAAGACCTGAATAAACGATGGTCCTATCCGCATCATCCATAATTTGAACAGCCGTTCCGTTATTGGCATTAACCTGGCCTCCGGCATAAGGAGTCGCACTGATTTTTCTCAAATCAGTTCCATCGTAATTCATACTATAGAGTTCATAAACTTCCGGAGACGATTCGCTTAACGTGATAACTCGTTTATTTGCGCCTTCAACAAGACTGAAATAAGTTGAAGTATGAGAAGTCACAGGCAGTGAGGAGTTCAAAGAGTACAAGGTCTGCGTCGCGATATTAAATGACTTCATCGCTGTTTTTCCGTCAGTATACCAGTCACCAGTGAGCAGAACGTAGGCTGAATCAGGCGTGAAATCACATCCCGAAGCTCCTTGTGTTGAGTTCACCCCGTTTGTAATAAGATAATTTGTCGCGGGAGTTACGGCATTCGCGACCCTCGCATCAAGTCTGCCTGTCGCCGCCATTGTACCCCAATAACAAATCCACTGTGAATCGGAAGAAATTTTAAAGCCCGCAAGATCAAAGCTTCCGCCAATAGGAGCATTAACCGCAACCGGGGCACCACCCGCTGTTGAAATTTTATCGATCTCAACTTTTTCATCGACACGATAATCCCAGCGAAGAGCGACAAAGCTTCCATCCAATGCCACATCCCAACTTTGAATATTCACGGCATGTGCATAAGCCGGAGAAAGTTTGGTATTGCCCGTCCCATCGGCATTTACAACGTAAACGTCTATCACCGAGTCCGTAGTAAGATCACCCAAATACACGATTTGATTCGTGGCTTCGATATATTTAAATGCTGTGACATTGCCGCCGACGGCATTGATTGTGCCACTTACCTTCACTGGCGATCCACCTGATGTGTTTACGACGTAAAGCTCTTCTTGTCCTGCTACATCCTGATCAGAGATATAAACAACCTTGCTGCCGTCAGCAGAAATTATCCAACTGCGCATCACTCCGCCACCTGCAGGATAATCTTTTGTCACTCGTCGTACATTTGAACCATCGGCTTCCGCAACGTACAAATGCATCTGAGAATCTACAACGGGGTTAGAGCGGAATAAAATTTTCGATTTGTTTTCAGAGGCCTGAACAGTTCCGACGTCCCCAGATAAGACCGTCGGTAAGGATAAGTACTGTGGAGCACTTGGTGTCAAGCTTAACGAAGCCACGTGAAGCTCGTTAACGAAGTCAATATTCACGTCGGCTAACATCGCGGCTGTGTTGCGTGACCAGTCTAAGACATAACTCTGAGAAGTAAAGAGCACGTCATTCTGAGGGCTCGCTATCGGAGGATTTAGTCTTCTTGAAGAGCTACCGTCTGTCGCCGCTAAATACATGTCATATTTTCCATCAATCTCCAAATCAGCAACAAACACCACCCGGTCGCCTGAGGGGCTCACGGAAATCAAAGGATAATCACGAACAATAGATGACGGAGATATAGAATTCAATTTTATCGGAGCTTCAGATCCATCTATCTTAACACTGTACAAATCATATTTCATATCGGCGGCCGAAGCCGGGCTTACACCTGAAAAGTCCGCCGGAAAAATAATTTTCTGATTGTTAGTTATGATGAGGCTGTTTTCTCTAAAGGTTTGATACAAACCGTTGCGTACGACTGCGGCATTCGTCAATTTCAAGCGATTCGAACCATTCGTATTCACGACGTAAAGATCTACGATACTAGCCGATGTAGCCATGCCAAAGGCAAGTTTGGATGAATCAGGCGCCCATGAATAGCTGAATACATCTGTATTTGCATTCGGGCAGGCGGGAGAAACTTCTAGTTCACTGCGCGTCTCCAGATCATAAATCTCCATCGCGTAGCAACCTACGGTCGTGCGATCAACGCGATAGGCGACATAACGACCGTTCGGACTAAAAAGGCCGGCTTCAATGAATCCTGTTGTTGAGGGAGCGAAGCTAATATGTTCGCCGGTTTCCAAAGAGACCACCGAACTTCCAGCATTGGAACCAGACACAAAACTTTGATTATCGCGGAAAAGCACCCACTTGCTGTTGCTGCTAACCGTATAACCGGGCAGCACAGTTTTTCCAGAGGACATGGCTGGTCCCAGACGGCGCAATCCCGTGCCGTCAACTTTCACGGCAAAAAGGGAAATGGCCTCATCCGATTCTTTATCAGCGCGAAAAACAACCTGTGTTCCGTCAGGACTGATGATGAAATCACGAACGTCACCACCGTCCACCATAGAGCCATTCAATTTTATTTTTACACCGGTTTGAACATTGATGGCATAAAGATTAAATTCATTGTCTTTCGCTTCAATATCACCAATCGCAATCACAGTATCCTGATTTGGAGTCAAAGCGTAAGTAGTTACACCGCCCACGGGATTTTCCGGGCTTGGTCCAAACAAGACAATATCGCCCGTTCCATCAGTTTTGACGGAATGCAATTCTCTGAGCTGTACACGCGCCACAGAGGAGCGTGTATACAAAGCGCGAGCATATTTTTCGACACTAATAATAGGTCTTGCGACATCCAAAGCCCACTGACCAGAAATAGGATTTAAACGAGTTAAACCGGTGCCGTTGAAGTTCACAATACCCAGATCGACGAGGTCATCATTGCGCAACGGCGCCGCCAGTAAAATCCGCCCCGTATTTCCATACTGCGTGATCAAGCGTACCGAAGCGACGCCCGTTGCCGTAATATCAGGACTGATCTTATGCCACTGAGGATAAGCGATGTTCACAGACTGAGTTGTCGAAATATTCCCAGCCTGATCAAAATGCTGAACATAAAAATCAATGGAGTTTGCCGTTTCCGCTGAAAGATTCAACCGAATCTCCCATCTATGAGACGCTGAACAAACAGCGAAATACTCTTGCGCTAAAGACGTTCCTACTTTCACAACGTTAAAAGGATCCGAACAAGTTCCTGCAATAGGATAGTTCGATCTTAGGGAAGACGCCGAGTAGTTCGTTGCGCCATCCGGAGGATCAATTGTCACAGTCGGCGGAGTTAAATCGACGAGGACGTGTTTTTGATCTAATGAGGTTTTCTTCGCTTCGGTTTCATCTTGGCTGGCTCTGATTGTAATTTTGCCGTCTTGGATACCGTCCAAATCTAAAGACACTGAAAATGTTTTGTCCGCTTTACATTCAGTTGAAAAAGTACCGAAAGTGCTGACCTGAATCTCAACAGGTTTTTCAGTGTGTTCGCAGGAACCTTTAACAGCATAGGAACGAAAGTTTGAAGATGAGATTGTCGCATTGTCGGTATCAAAGCTTAAAAAAAGTTGGTTTTGGCTATTGAAATCTGCAAGATTGGCGTCCAAAGAACAACCCATTCCCGCAAACAGACAAAATGCAATGACGTACCATATTCCCAGCTTCTGCATAATGATCTTTTCGGTTTTTTAAACTGATCTGTTAAGCGTGGGAACGCCCATGGGAACAAAAATAAGAGCTTCTTATCGAGAGCTTCTCTTCTTGAGACGGCTTAAAAGTTAGAATACGTGTTGATCTCTACATCATCCGAACTAATCTCGATAAAATGCGGTTCGATCAACCAAGACCCACTGTTAAAATATCGCCCGTTTGGCAGAGCTAAAACGCCCGCATGATGGGTGTGCCCAAAAATAATGGAATCAAATCCACGAGCGCACACCTCTTCTGCCGCAATAACGAAGTCAGGATGTTCTCCGGGCAAGGTCTGCACTTCGCTAGGACCTCTAAAAAAACGTCTGATTTTTGATTTTACTTCTTCAAACTTGATCCACAGTTTGTAAGCTCTGGGACTCACCATGAGCGCGAATCCTCCCAGCCACGTCATAAACTCATAAAGATCCGGGCTTTTCACAAAAAAAGGATCATAAAGATGGCCATGCTCAATGCGAATTCTTTGATTGCCACATTGGACATTCAAAAACGGGGCAAGAATCAGGGGCCCCCAGTCTTCTAAAAAATTTTCTAGCAAAATATCATGATTCCCAACGATGTAAAAAACCCGATTTCCCGCTTTGGAAATCGCTTTCACCGCTCGAAAAACTTCCGGGACGTCTTCTGCTAATTTACGAAACGACACTTGAGCAATTTCAAGTCCATCACCATTAATGCAAACATCGTATTTGTTTTCAGCCGCCCAATACAAAAACTCAATCAAACGCTTTTTTGTACTGGAGAATGGATTACCCAAATGCAGGTCCGAAATGACCACCATTTTTTCCGTCGAGACATCAATGATCATAAAGAGGACTCAACGACTTCTTGCAGATTATTTTTAGAAAGTTGTTCAGCGGCAATCAAGGCTACTAGTTTGTCATTGGTCTGGCGAATGCGACCGCTTAATTGTTTCATCAGTTCAAATGCAAACGTCGGATCCCGACGGATTTTTAATAAAAAACTACCAGGGTCCAAGACCAACAAAGTGGTATCGCCCACAGAGCGAGCGGATGCGGAACGAGGTAAAGACTCTAACAGCGACATTTCGCCAACCATGCTTCCCCGTTCCACTTTTCCAAGAATCACCGTGCTACCTTCGACTTTTTTATAAACTTCGACAGTGCCACACTGGACAATGTACATCTCGCGGCTCAAATCTCCTTCACGGAATAAAATTTCTCCATCCGTGAGTTTAAGAACCTGTTGATCTGTAAATCTTTTGCCGCGAGAAGAACTTGAATTGAACATAGATCCATAGGCTATCAAATTATTTTTACCAAGCCACCGAGATCCAATGCTCTAGCCGTAGGACCAGACAATTCTGGGCCTCGGTTTTATAACGGATTGATTAATTGCGGATACTTTGAAAGTTGATCACCATCAATCCGGACTGCGACCCCATGATTGATTTCTTGGTCAACAAAGGAACCATCGGCTTTACGAACCACGGCTTGCAGAGCGTACTCAAACTGCAAAGTCGTAAAAAGAGTTCTTTTCTGAATCGACTTTAGAAAGAATGTTCTTCCTTTGCTCGTAAGAACAATAGCACAGGACTGCTCTTGCCCGATCAAGCCGCCACGGTGATTGCACTCATTTTCGCCAATCAACTCCGCCAAGACTCCTGTGAGCGATAGCTTCGATTCGATAAAAGGCACCCCGCTAAATTCCGCTTTAGGATCTTTTTTAAGAATTTCTGCTTTTGCCAATTCCAACTCTTCTCGGGTGTAGGCGGGAACCAATGTCATCGAAATCACGCCAATTTTATTGATTAGATTTTTTCTAAATTCTCCGTAAGAAAAATAGGGAACTCCTTCCGAGTTCGTTGCAATCATCACAACATTCGGAGCGACATAATACCGGTGAGGATCTTGATGATCCGGATATATTGTCATCACGCCACTGTTGGCGACGTTTTCATTCACCACTGGA
This region of Bdellovibrio sp. BCCA genomic DNA includes:
- a CDS encoding co-chaperone GroES, with the protein product MAKKKASAKKANVKKVAKKTVSKKTPKKVTKKSAAPAKAKKAVAKKASAKKTAVKKTVTKKSAVKKAVSKKAPAKKMTAAKPAASHLMKAAVPAKKLDLSGFVTPLDDRILVQVSGAEKMTPGGLYIPDTVADTSGNLEGYVVAVGRGHMGKKGHVRPMDVQVGDRVVFSEYAGSKIKIQNEDLIILREGDVMGVVAK
- a CDS encoding transglycosylase domain-containing protein, translating into MTLVIICGLGIAGYSYFALEKELTAKLESKKFIVPTEFYAAPPTFYSHSVIKISDIEKQLLRQNYRRRDYDQRLLPGDYFIANREQCASRLQVGLNENQDGCIGWVTMETPTRDVDSSIQVVVVQKDQLVSQIFKGAPFVEVPEALAEAPLLAQYIGNEPLMQKTVTLSDVPPMCSNAIMSIEDAQFLEHGGVSIKGIFRALVKNITTGRKAQGGSTITQQLVKNYFLTSERTLKRKFNEFIMSILLESRFSKDEILETYLNVIYMGQNGAFQVRGYGSAARYYFGKELMDLNLSECSLLAAIVNSPGLFNPFKKPVNAERRRHLVLEKMKEFEYITQAQAEEADKTPLPSEPRTLASETAPYYLDAVRKQLQSQGLNPDGLKIYTALDLEAQEVAQESLRNHLDQLEKNNKYISGLKAKGNSLEGSILVGNNKTGLVSVVVGGRNYRMTQFNRAIDGHRQIGSIMKPFVYLTALINDTDEGAPYTPITLLNDEKFTYKYEGQAWSPDNYGKKYFGTVPMFYALKNSLNAATASLGIKVGLGNVIDITHAAGVTSELKSFPAMTLGAFEMYPREVLQSYMTFANMGKKQNMSFIRRALNSDGQEVFIHQPSPEQAVDAAATASLVSMMKQTVLSGTARSITLNGFFNPAAGKTGTTSDNRDAWFSGFTPYLTTVVWVGYDNNLPHKLTGSNGAVPVWTQFMKKIGIRFPADDFAWPENTKKVLLDQKTLEGLNAFRENDPSQVELIFDEAKVPSGF
- a CDS encoding MBL fold metallo-hydrolase, yielding MSLTIKFWGVRGSLPSAPPPTDWTYHIEGVLRNFFAMGYRDPSQVSRYIQNIETPLLGGYGAATTCVEVQSQKSQLIIDGGSGIRNLSEKIMTGTTGRSKGPFHIFMTHFHWDHVIGLPFFTPHFIPGCEVHYYAVQPELEKLIRGIFCRPYFPVPFEALKAKIVFHVLEPRKPYQLDDFTITPYKLDHPDPCWGLKVESGGKTYSHCVDTEGTRITREELGEDLPLYQNIDLMYFDAQYTLPELAEKANWGHSAAQVGLDIALREGIKKILFAHHDPGARIEHVLELKRQTREYYESREIQNSGQQSAVAWDFAHEGLEIKL
- a CDS encoding 2Fe-2S iron-sulfur cluster-binding protein, coding for MKIKFIIDGKEIEVPGESGRTLLDMALIAQINPPYSCLEGSCGTCEAVIEEGKTSEDKPDTRVVRTCQALPWSEYVVVNYDKGPTK
- a CDS encoding TolB protein — protein: MQKLGIWYVIAFCLFAGMGCSLDANLADFNSQNQLFLSFDTDNATISSSNFRSYAVKGSCEHTEKPVEIQVSTFGTFSTECKADKTFSVSLDLDGIQDGKITIRASQDETEAKKTSLDQKHVLVDLTPPTVTIDPPDGATNYSASSLRSNYPIAGTCSDPFNVVKVGTSLAQEYFAVCSASHRWEIRLNLSAETANSIDFYVQHFDQAGNISTTQSVNIAYPQWHKISPDITATGVASVRLITQYGNTGRILLAAPLRNDDLVDLGIVNFNGTGLTRLNPISGQWALDVARPIISVEKYARALYTRSSVARVQLRELHSVKTDGTGDIVLFGPSPENPVGGVTTYALTPNQDTVIAIGDIEAKDNEFNLYAINVQTGVKIKLNGSMVDGGDVRDFIISPDGTQVVFRADKESDEAISLFAVKVDGTGLRRLGPAMSSGKTVLPGYTVSSNSKWVLFRDNQSFVSGSNAGSSVVSLETGEHISFAPSTTGFIEAGLFSPNGRYVAYRVDRTTVGCYAMEIYDLETRSELEVSPACPNANTDVFSYSWAPDSSKLAFGMATSASIVDLYVVNTNGSNRLKLTNAAVVRNGLYQTFRENSLIITNNQKIIFPADFSGVSPASAADMKYDLYSVKIDGSEAPIKLNSISPSSIVRDYPLISVSPSGDRVVFVADLEIDGKYDMYLAATDGSSSRRLNPPIASPQNDVLFTSQSYVLDWSRNTAAMLADVNIDFVNELHVASLSLTPSAPQYLSLPTVLSGDVGTVQASENKSKILFRSNPVVDSQMHLYVAEADGSNVRRVTKDYPAGGGVMRSWIISADGSKVVYISDQDVAGQEELYVVNTSGGSPVKVSGTINAVGGNVTAFKYIEATNQIVYLGDLTTDSVIDVYVVNADGTGNTKLSPAYAHAVNIQSWDVALDGSFVALRWDYRVDEKVEIDKISTAGGAPVAVNAPIGGSFDLAGFKISSDSQWICYWGTMAATGRLDARVANAVTPATNYLITNGVNSTQGASGCDFTPDSAYVLLTGDWYTDGKTAMKSFNIATQTLYSLNSSLPVTSHTSTYFSLVEGANKRVITLSESSPEVYELYSMNYDGTDLRKISATPYAGGQVNANNGTAVQIMDDADRTIVYSGLIETLGKWDLFAVKWDGTQKRKLVTLNANADIYDFTVFPGLNRIFYRADNERDGILTLYSVNADGTGIKNHTPGISGNTGAWAGRAASNTHVFFTSDAYGSQTLDLFIDPL
- a CDS encoding UDP-2,3-diacylglucosamine diphosphatase — translated: MIIDVSTEKMVVISDLHLGNPFSSTKKRLIEFLYWAAENKYDVCINGDGLEIAQVSFRKLAEDVPEVFRAVKAISKAGNRVFYIVGNHDILLENFLEDWGPLILAPFLNVQCGNQRIRIEHGHLYDPFFVKSPDLYEFMTWLGGFALMVSPRAYKLWIKFEEVKSKIRRFFRGPSEVQTLPGEHPDFVIAAEEVCARGFDSIIFGHTHHAGVLALPNGRYFNSGSWLIEPHFIEISSDDVEINTYSNF
- a CDS encoding Crp/Fnr family transcriptional regulator; protein product: MFNSSSSRGKRFTDQQVLKLTDGEILFREGDLSREMYIVQCGTVEVYKKVEGSTVILGKVERGSMVGEMSLLESLPRSASARSVGDTTLLVLDPGSFLLKIRRDPTFAFELMKQLSGRIRQTNDKLVALIAAEQLSKNNLQEVVESSL